The Saprospiraceae bacterium genome includes a window with the following:
- a CDS encoding Na(+)-translocating NADH-quinone reductase subunit A, which yields MNKLKLTLSFFLLTHIISAQSASSGSNMLLYGVVGTCVVLFIWAMFGLASNLLKIEAMKNGIDPEISNIGILPTIKDFISPKRPKFAQAGSFHHFTKGHDINLAGKPSDKIERINVTRYAIKPTDFHGMSPIPKVEPEVGAEVKAGDVLFYDKKRPEIKYCAPVSGEIVEVKRGEKRSIAEVIILADKAVSYKKVQTPDINAERATLVEFMAENGLWPLINERPFDMVPDLDTIPANIFISTFDTAPLAPDNNTIVKGNEAAFQKGLDVLTKLTSGKVHLGLDGRGTAPSPAFSEAQGVAKHWFAGPHPAGNVGVHIHHVAPIKGHDRVWTLPVQNVITIGQMFLSGQYHADRIIALTGAELNDPKYVHTYQGASVADLLKGNIVGDNNRIISGDVLSGQQVGEDGFLGFNADQVTVVKEGREYEMFGWLLPLAPRPSVSGTMPSYGGPDTEFEANTNTHGEKRAFVVSGQYENLLPMDIYPQHLMKAIITGNIEKMEGLGITELTEEDVALCEFACTSKNPLQSLLRDGLNNLKEQL from the coding sequence ATGAATAAGCTGAAACTCACTTTAAGCTTTTTTTTATTAACACACATTATTTCTGCTCAATCCGCCTCATCAGGTAGCAATATGCTTCTATATGGTGTTGTGGGTACTTGTGTTGTGTTATTTATCTGGGCTATGTTTGGTCTTGCTTCCAATCTTCTGAAGATAGAAGCTATGAAAAATGGTATTGATCCTGAAATATCAAACATAGGAATATTGCCTACAATAAAGGATTTTATCAGTCCGAAAAGACCTAAATTTGCGCAAGCAGGTAGTTTTCACCACTTCACAAAAGGTCACGATATCAATCTTGCAGGAAAACCATCTGATAAAATAGAAAGAATAAATGTCACAAGATACGCTATCAAACCGACTGACTTTCATGGTATGTCACCCATCCCAAAGGTAGAACCAGAAGTAGGAGCAGAAGTAAAAGCCGGTGATGTCTTATTTTATGATAAAAAGAGACCTGAAATCAAATATTGTGCTCCTGTAAGCGGAGAGATAGTAGAAGTAAAAAGAGGGGAAAAAAGATCTATTGCTGAGGTCATTATACTGGCAGATAAAGCAGTGAGCTATAAAAAAGTACAAACTCCGGATATCAATGCTGAAAGGGCAACACTTGTGGAGTTTATGGCTGAAAACGGACTTTGGCCATTGATCAATGAAAGACCATTTGACATGGTACCTGATTTGGATACCATCCCGGCAAACATTTTTATCAGTACCTTTGATACAGCACCATTAGCACCGGACAATAACACTATCGTTAAAGGCAACGAAGCAGCTTTCCAGAAAGGTTTGGACGTGTTGACAAAATTGACATCGGGCAAAGTTCATTTAGGATTAGATGGACGTGGTACTGCACCATCGCCTGCCTTCTCAGAAGCACAAGGTGTAGCAAAACATTGGTTTGCCGGACCGCATCCTGCAGGTAATGTAGGCGTGCATATACACCATGTGGCTCCGATCAAAGGACATGACAGAGTATGGACCTTACCGGTACAAAATGTAATCACCATAGGCCAGATGTTTTTATCAGGCCAGTACCATGCTGACAGAATCATCGCACTCACAGGTGCTGAACTAAACGACCCTAAGTATGTGCACACTTATCAGGGAGCAAGTGTGGCTGATTTGCTGAAGGGCAATATCGTAGGTGACAATAACAGAATCATTTCAGGTGATGTGCTTTCAGGACAACAAGTAGGAGAAGATGGATTCCTTGGATTTAATGCAGACCAGGTCACTGTAGTGAAAGAAGGACGTGAATACGAGATGTTTGGCTGGTTATTGCCGTTGGCACCGAGACCAAGTGTATCAGGGACAATGCCTTCATATGGTGGTCCGGATACTGAGTTTGAAGCCAATACCAATACTCACGGTGAGAAGCGTGCATTTGTAGTTTCAGGTCAATATGAAAATTTATTGCCCATGGACATCTATCCTCAGCATCTCATGAAAGCCATCATTACCGGTAATATAGAGAAAATGGAAGGTTTGGGTATCACAGAACTGACAGAAGAAGATGTAGCTTTATGTGAATTTGCATGTACATCAAAAAATCCGTTACAGAGCCTGCTCAGAGATGGATTAAACAATCTAAAAGAACAATTATAA
- a CDS encoding NADH:ubiquinone reductase (Na(+)-transporting) subunit B: protein MGLLEFIKKIEPDKKKSPLLHTAYDAFFTFAYAPDTVTKAGTHIKDGMDLKRLMVVVVIAMQLCYLFGTYNIGHQHFVAAGEYLGFIEGFHLKLAHGLIKMLPIYVVSMVVGLGIEFYFAAKKGHAVEEGYLVTGALIPLIMPPDIPLWILAMSIAFAVIIGKEAFGGTGMNIWNIALLSRVFVFFAYPLTIAGDQCWISGFEKIGDGAAVNYGWWHTGFFNSIFEAIGLTTFDATSTVINGYSGATPLALAYEGGWEKVTATFSESQMIWGAIPGSIGETSKVLIIIGALILLLTKVASWRIMAGMMVGLIGTSWLLNALGSTPFMTVTWTQHLMMGSFLFAMAFMATDPVTAATTNTGKWIYGILIGFIGLIIRVMNPAYPEGWMLAILFLNTFAPTIDYFVLESNIKKRLSRA from the coding sequence ATGGGATTATTAGAATTTATTAAAAAAATAGAACCGGATAAGAAGAAGAGTCCATTGCTGCACACGGCATATGACGCTTTTTTTACCTTCGCCTACGCTCCTGACACGGTTACTAAAGCAGGTACACATATCAAAGACGGTATGGATCTCAAGAGATTGATGGTCGTAGTGGTGATTGCAATGCAATTGTGTTATCTTTTTGGTACGTACAATATTGGACATCAGCACTTTGTAGCTGCAGGTGAGTACTTAGGATTTATTGAAGGATTTCATCTGAAGTTAGCCCATGGACTTATCAAAATGCTACCAATATATGTGGTCAGCATGGTGGTGGGATTGGGTATTGAATTTTATTTTGCAGCTAAAAAAGGCCATGCAGTAGAAGAAGGATATCTTGTGACGGGAGCTTTGATTCCGTTGATCATGCCCCCTGATATACCTTTGTGGATTCTGGCAATGTCTATCGCATTTGCAGTCATCATAGGCAAAGAAGCTTTTGGAGGCACAGGAATGAATATATGGAACATTGCCTTATTATCAAGAGTGTTCGTGTTTTTTGCTTATCCATTGACCATAGCGGGTGACCAGTGTTGGATATCGGGATTTGAGAAAATCGGAGATGGTGCAGCTGTAAATTATGGTTGGTGGCATACGGGATTTTTTAATTCTATTTTTGAGGCAATTGGATTAACAACATTTGACGCTACCAGTACTGTCATCAATGGTTATAGTGGAGCTACACCTCTGGCATTAGCTTATGAAGGAGGTTGGGAAAAAGTAACTGCCACATTTAGTGAAAGTCAAATGATTTGGGGAGCGATTCCCGGTTCAATAGGAGAGACGAGTAAGGTATTGATCATCATTGGTGCATTGATCTTACTGTTGACAAAAGTGGCATCCTGGAGAATTATGGCAGGAATGATGGTAGGACTTATTGGTACATCCTGGTTGCTCAACGCATTAGGCAGTACACCTTTTATGACAGTCACATGGACACAACACCTGATGATGGGATCGTTCTTATTTGCGATGGCATTTATGGCTACTGACCCGGTAACTGCAGCTACTACCAATACAGGAAAGTGGATATATGGTATTTTGATAGGATTTATAGGATTGATCATCAGAGTGATGAACCCAGCTTATCCTGAAGGATGGATGTTGGCTATTCTCTTCCTGAATACTTTTGCCCCAACTATAGATTATTTTGTATTAGAATCAAACATCAAAAAAAGATTGAGCCGTGCATAG
- the nqrC gene encoding NADH:ubiquinone reductase (Na(+)-transporting) subunit C produces MTVIVAAVLSLMVSGLKDIHTENESVYNKKGILSAVATQLGKEVNTLSNAEVQKIFESQITQKAINSKGEELTPEQVKSMTGASSVVDIDLGKENKKPVDQRVFPMFTFKAADNKTYNIIYARGKGLWDEIWGYITLDSDLNTIAGQAFDHKGETPGLGAEIKDNKSWYTQFTGKKLYNEAGEYKSVAVVKGGVKNKNHEVDAISGATITGNGVDEMLDRGLAYYEPYIKKNKKAEPQK; encoded by the coding sequence ATGACAGTCATAGTTGCGGCTGTACTCTCACTTATGGTATCGGGTCTTAAAGACATCCATACTGAAAACGAATCAGTGTACAATAAAAAAGGAATTCTGTCTGCTGTAGCGACACAGTTGGGCAAGGAAGTAAATACTCTTTCTAATGCCGAAGTACAAAAGATCTTCGAATCACAAATCACCCAGAAAGCTATCAACAGCAAAGGTGAAGAGTTAACACCGGAGCAAGTGAAGAGCATGACGGGAGCATCTTCAGTAGTGGATATTGACTTAGGAAAGGAAAACAAAAAACCTGTTGACCAAAGAGTATTTCCAATGTTTACGTTTAAAGCTGCAGACAATAAGACTTACAATATTATCTATGCCAGAGGGAAAGGACTTTGGGATGAGATATGGGGATACATCACACTGGACAGTGACTTGAACACTATTGCAGGCCAGGCATTTGATCATAAAGGTGAGACTCCTGGCCTTGGTGCAGAGATCAAAGATAATAAGTCGTGGTATACACAGTTTACTGGGAAAAAACTATACAACGAAGCGGGCGAATATAAATCCGTAGCTGTGGTAAAAGGAGGCGTAAAAAATAAAAATCACGAAGTAGATGCAATTTCCGGTGCTACCATCACCGGAAACGGAGTAGATGAAATGCTTGACAGGGGCTTGGCATACTATGAGCCTTACATTAAAAAGAATAAAAAAGCAGAACCACAAAAATAA
- a CDS encoding NADH:ubiquinone reductase (Na(+)-transporting) subunit D, with protein MAEVLTKKETGAFSFGKEEKKLLTDPLNDNNPITVQVLGVCSALAVTTLLSKAIVMGIAVIFVTALSNLFTSLLRNYIPKSIRMIVQLVIIAFLVTVVELALKAVNYPIWKDLSVFIGLIITNCIVMGRLEAYAMANKPWKSFLDGIGNGVGYAIILIIVAAVRELFGKGSLLDYKIIGPGADYVLDTTVSWLSWYAPNNLLVLSPAAMFIVAVIIWIQRSKNTKLVDIS; from the coding sequence ATGGCTGAAGTTTTAACAAAAAAAGAAACCGGAGCTTTCAGTTTCGGTAAGGAAGAAAAGAAATTGCTTACCGATCCGCTCAATGACAATAACCCGATCACGGTTCAGGTATTAGGAGTTTGTTCTGCGTTAGCAGTTACTACTCTTCTTTCAAAAGCAATCGTGATGGGTATAGCTGTAATCTTTGTGACTGCACTTTCCAATTTGTTTACATCGTTGCTTAGGAATTATATTCCTAAATCGATCAGAATGATCGTACAGTTGGTCATCATTGCTTTTTTAGTGACAGTTGTTGAGTTGGCTCTAAAGGCCGTTAATTATCCGATTTGGAAAGACTTATCAGTTTTTATAGGCTTGATCATCACCAATTGTATAGTCATGGGTCGTCTCGAAGCATATGCCATGGCCAACAAACCATGGAAATCTTTTCTGGATGGTATCGGTAATGGTGTAGGGTATGCCATTATATTGATCATTGTAGCAGCTGTTCGAGAGCTTTTTGGAAAAGGCTCCCTGTTGGATTACAAAATTATTGGTCCAGGTGCAGATTATGTGTTGGACACTACAGTATCATGGTTGTCTTGGTATGCTCCTAATAATTTGCTGGTTTTGTCCCCGGCCGCCATGTTTATAGTAGCGGTGATCATTTGGATACAGAGAAGTAAGAATACAAAACTTGTTGACATTTCTTAA
- the nqrE gene encoding NADH:ubiquinone reductase (Na(+)-transporting) subunit E — translation MGDILNIFIKSAFIENLALSYFLGMCSFLAVSKSVKTALGLGIAVIFVNGLTIPLNWLIDYWLLGENGLLGMDLTFLRFIIFISTIAALVQLVEMVVEKVSPSLYNSLGIFLPLITVNCAILGASLFMITKEYNFAQSVSFGLGGGFGWALAIVAIAGIREKMAYSHVPPALRGLGMAFFLTGLMGMAFMGLMGIDPAAFK, via the coding sequence ATGGGCGATATATTAAATATATTTATCAAATCGGCTTTTATTGAAAACCTTGCACTTTCTTACTTTCTTGGAATGTGTTCTTTTCTGGCTGTATCAAAAAGTGTAAAAACCGCTTTAGGTTTAGGAATTGCAGTTATATTTGTCAATGGATTAACAATTCCTTTAAATTGGTTAATTGATTACTGGTTACTTGGTGAAAATGGTCTTTTGGGAATGGACTTGACTTTCCTTAGATTTATCATTTTTATATCTACGATAGCAGCATTAGTACAGTTGGTAGAAATGGTAGTAGAGAAAGTTTCTCCATCTTTATACAACTCACTTGGAATCTTTTTACCTTTGATTACAGTAAACTGTGCTATCTTAGGAGCATCATTGTTTATGATTACTAAGGAATACAACTTTGCACAGTCTGTGTCTTTTGGATTGGGTGGTGGATTCGGATGGGCATTGGCCATTGTTGCTATTGCGGGCATCAGAGAGAAGATGGCTTACTCACATGTGCCACCGGCATTGAGAGGTTTAGGTATGGCTTTTTTCCTTACAGGATTGATGGGCATGGCTTTTATGGGATTGATGGGTATCGATCCTGCAGCTTTTAAATAA
- a CDS encoding NADH:ubiquinone reductase (Na(+)-transporting) subunit F, whose protein sequence is MFVLLSIIVFSAVILGLSYMLIYARKKLVPQGDVKIIVNGDEENPILAKPGSSLLSTLGDRSIFLPSACGGGGTCAMCECHVYEGGGDVLPTEMNHLTRKEAAEGMRLACQVKVRQDMKIGIPEEIFGIKKWECEVISNYNVATFIKEFIVKLPEGEHLDFQAGGYIQIDVPPVTVDYKGIDITAHPKYHDRPDKFQKDWDQNKMWGLKMVNDEPIFRAYSMSNHPAEGNIVSLTIRIATPPFKFKMGSDGKRQWDGYEAVNPGICSSYIFSRKPGDKVTISGPYGEFFIKPTQAEMLYVGGGAGMAPMRSHLYHLFQTLKTGRKVTFFYGGRTKQELFYIEEFREIEKQFPNFRFAVALDNPLPEDNWTLKTHLDDPNGDGFKGFVHNVVIAEYLSKHPAPEEVELYFCGPPMMNQSVIKMADDWGIPKENVAFDDFGG, encoded by the coding sequence ATGTTTGTATTATTATCTATCATAGTTTTTTCGGCGGTCATTCTTGGACTGTCTTACATGTTGATCTATGCACGAAAAAAGTTAGTACCTCAGGGTGATGTAAAAATCATTGTCAATGGGGATGAAGAAAACCCAATTCTTGCCAAGCCGGGTTCATCTTTACTTTCTACTCTGGGAGACAGGAGTATATTTCTCCCATCAGCTTGTGGTGGTGGTGGTACATGTGCTATGTGTGAGTGCCATGTGTATGAAGGAGGAGGAGATGTGCTTCCTACAGAAATGAACCACCTTACCAGAAAAGAAGCTGCGGAAGGTATGCGTCTTGCTTGTCAGGTAAAGGTACGTCAAGATATGAAAATCGGTATTCCTGAAGAGATTTTTGGTATCAAAAAATGGGAATGTGAAGTCATATCAAATTACAACGTAGCTACGTTTATAAAAGAGTTTATTGTAAAGCTTCCTGAAGGCGAGCACCTTGACTTTCAGGCTGGGGGTTATATACAGATTGATGTTCCGCCTGTGACCGTGGACTACAAAGGTATCGATATCACAGCACACCCCAAATATCATGATCGCCCGGATAAGTTTCAAAAGGATTGGGATCAGAATAAAATGTGGGGACTTAAGATGGTCAATGACGAGCCTATCTTCAGAGCATACTCTATGTCAAATCACCCTGCGGAAGGAAACATAGTTTCATTGACGATCAGGATAGCCACACCACCGTTTAAGTTTAAGATGGGATCAGATGGTAAGAGGCAGTGGGATGGTTACGAAGCAGTAAATCCGGGTATCTGTTCTTCATATATCTTTTCAAGAAAACCTGGAGATAAAGTAACTATTTCAGGTCCATATGGAGAATTTTTCATAAAACCTACACAAGCCGAAATGCTTTATGTAGGTGGTGGAGCAGGTATGGCACCGATGAGATCACATTTATACCATTTATTCCAAACATTGAAGACTGGAAGGAAAGTTACATTCTTCTATGGTGGTCGTACGAAACAAGAGCTTTTCTACATAGAGGAGTTCAGAGAGATTGAAAAACAATTTCCTAATTTCAGATTTGCAGTAGCACTGGACAATCCACTACCTGAAGACAACTGGACACTCAAAACGCATTTGGATGATCCTAATGGTGACGGCTTCAAAGGATTTGTGCATAATGTAGTCATCGCTGAGTATCTAAGCAAACATCCTGCACCTGAAGAAGTAGAGTTGTACTTCTGTGGTCCTCCGATGATGAACCAGTCTGTGATAAAGATGGCCGATGATTGGGGTATTCCAAAGGAAAACGTTGCGTTTGACGATTTTGGTGGATAA
- a CDS encoding helix-turn-helix transcriptional regulator — protein MREKVSDLSSHIKLKRKQNKLTQPSLALKAGVGLHFVRDLEQGKQSLRMDKVNDVLRLFGEMLGPVQMDRDKILR, from the coding sequence ATGCGAGAAAAAGTATCTGATTTAAGTAGTCATATCAAACTAAAACGTAAACAAAACAAATTGACTCAACCATCTTTGGCTCTGAAAGCTGGAGTTGGGTTGCATTTTGTGAGAGATTTGGAGCAAGGGAAACAAAGTTTGCGAATGGATAAGGTAAATGATGTTTTGCGTTTATTTGGCGAGATGCTCGGTCCTGTTCAGATGGACAGAGATAAAATATTAAGATGA
- a CDS encoding HipA N-terminal domain-containing protein: MERSGHVYMKDVYCGKIYETEEGYFFQYDEAYLKNNILQGISLTLPKQQVPFHSKTLFAFFDGLIPEGWLLDIAQKNWKINHRDRMGLLLACCKDCIGAVSVLKNEEL; this comes from the coding sequence ATGGAACGTAGTGGACACGTATATATGAAAGATGTATATTGTGGTAAGATATATGAAACTGAAGAAGGTTATTTTTTTCAGTATGATGAGGCCTATCTGAAAAATAATATTCTACAAGGCATAAGCCTTACTTTGCCAAAACAACAGGTACCTTTTCATAGCAAAACATTGTTTGCTTTTTTTGATGGCTTGATTCCTGAAGGGTGGTTGCTCGACATAGCTCAAAAAAACTGGAAAATCAACCACAGGGATAGGATGGGTTTGCTTTTGGCATGTTGTAAAGATTGTATCGGTGCAGTAAGTGTTTTAAAAAATGAAGAATTATAA
- a CDS encoding HipA domain-containing protein, translating into MKNYKKKYLAQFQHHESVLHEPSPFYGKRCLHCYEPLKELDTDVHQACNKRFYGQLKTPQLGYRLQDLDELASKVILSQIAVTGVQAKISLSLHRKEDKNLAKKLTIVGLYGDYILKPPSEYYPQLPELESVTMHMAAVCGLLVVPHSLIYLEDGTLCYITKRVDRTRKTKLHMEDMCQLSERLSEDKYKGSHEQVAKLILKYSSNPILDVSNFYELVLFSFFTGNADMHLKNFSLLESEASGFALCPAYDLVPTAIVNPADTEELALTLNGKKRKLNYSDFLTAYSLCGMNKKVLDNTLELFKYCKPEMLQVLDKSLVQDEFKAKFHALINERFGQLGLG; encoded by the coding sequence ATGAAGAATTATAAAAAGAAATATTTGGCTCAATTTCAGCATCATGAGTCTGTGCTTCATGAACCTTCGCCTTTTTATGGAAAAAGGTGTTTACATTGTTATGAGCCATTGAAGGAGTTAGACACTGATGTTCACCAGGCTTGTAATAAAAGATTTTATGGTCAACTGAAGACACCCCAATTAGGATACAGACTTCAGGATCTGGATGAATTAGCTTCGAAAGTCATCCTTAGTCAGATAGCTGTGACGGGTGTACAAGCCAAGATATCTCTCAGCCTTCACAGGAAAGAAGACAAAAATTTGGCAAAAAAACTGACTATAGTTGGTCTTTATGGCGATTATATATTGAAGCCTCCATCAGAGTATTATCCGCAACTGCCTGAGTTGGAGAGTGTCACCATGCACATGGCTGCAGTCTGTGGTTTGTTGGTTGTCCCTCACAGTTTGATCTATCTGGAAGATGGCACTCTATGTTATATAACTAAGCGTGTAGACAGGACTCGAAAAACTAAGTTGCATATGGAAGATATGTGTCAATTGAGTGAGCGCCTTTCTGAAGACAAATACAAAGGTAGTCATGAGCAAGTAGCTAAATTGATATTGAAGTACTCATCCAATCCTATTCTGGATGTGAGCAACTTTTATGAGCTTGTTTTATTCAGTTTTTTTACCGGCAATGCAGATATGCACTTAAAAAACTTTTCACTTTTGGAATCAGAGGCGAGTGGTTTTGCATTATGTCCCGCTTATGATTTAGTTCCTACAGCGATAGTCAATCCTGCTGATACTGAAGAATTGGCCCTAACACTGAATGGTAAAAAAAGAAAATTGAATTACAGTGATTTCCTAACAGCATACAGTTTGTGTGGTATGAATAAGAAAGTCCTTGATAATACTCTGGAGCTTTTTAAGTATTGTAAACCTGAGATGCTTCAGGTATTGGATAAAAGCCTGGTACAAGATGAGTTCAAGGCCAAATTTCATGCATTAATTAATGAGAGATTTGGACAATTAGGGTTAGGGTAG